The following proteins are encoded in a genomic region of Parus major isolate Abel chromosome 20, Parus_major1.1, whole genome shotgun sequence:
- the YWHAB gene encoding 14-3-3 protein beta/alpha, producing the protein MDKSELVQKAKLAEQAERYDDMAAAMKAVTEQGHELSNEERNLLSVAYKNVVGARRSSWRVISSIEQKTERNEKKQQMGKEYREKIEAELQDICNDVLELLDKYLIVNATQPESKVFYLKMKGDYYRYLSEVASGDNKQTTVANSQQAYQEAFEISKKEMQPTHPIRLGLALNFSVFYYEILNSPEKACNLAKTAFDEAIAELDTLNEESYKDSTLIMQLLRDNLTLWTSENQGDEGDAGEGEN; encoded by the exons ATGGATAAAAGTGAGTTGGTACAGAAAGCCAAACTGGCTGAGCAGGCGGAGCGTTATGATGACATGGCTGCTGCTATGAAGGCTGTCACTGAGCAGGGACATGAACTGTCCAATGAAGAAAGGAATCTCCTCTCCGTGGCCTACAAGAACGTGGTCGGTGCCCGTCGCTCGTCCTGGCGTGTGATTTCCAGCATCgaacagaaaacagagagaaacgAGAAGAAACAGCAGATGGGAAAAGAATATCGTGAGAAAATTGAGGCTGAATTGCAGGATATCTGCAATGATGTTCTG GAACTCCTGGATAAATACCTTATTGTCAATGCCACGCAGCCAGAAAGCAAGGTCTtctatttgaaaatgaaaggtgATTACTACAGATACCTCTCAGAGGTGGCATCTGGGGACAATAAGCAAA CAACGGTAGCAAACTCCCAGCAAGCTTATCAGGAGGCATTTGAAATTAGCAAGAAAGAGATGCAGCCAACACACCCCATTCGACTCGGTTTGGCTCTAAATTTCTCTGTCTTCTACTATGAGATCCTAAATTCTCCTGAAAAAGCCTGTAATCTGGCAAAGACG GCATTTGATGAAGCGATAGCAGAGCTGGACACGCTGAATGAAGAGTCTTACAAAGACAGCACCCTGATCATGCAGCTGCTTAGGGACAACCTCACT CTATGGACGTCGGAAAACCAGGGAGATGAAGGggatgctggggagggagagaacTAA